AGCAACATTTGCAAGAACAAAACTGATACTGATTATTGTCATTCTGCTTATGGAATAGACGAAGCTAAGGGCAAACATATCATAAAATAGTTTAGGTGCCTCCAGATTCAGATCTTTCTCTGTAAAGCCAGTAGGTAAGGGAATGCCTTCTTCATTTAAGACCTTGGTTATCTGATCAAAATGACCTTTAACCATCTTATATGCCCGCTCCAATTGCTCCTTTACCTCTTCATCTTCAACATAATGCAAAAAATACGTCAGCAAGCAAACTTTCATACTTTCCTGTAAATAGATTGCCCACAAACTGCCAATTTCTGAACTAGATAACATGATGCGTTGCTCGCCCATGAAAAAATGCCTCCTAAAAGATCCTAATAAGAATAGATTTCCAAGAAGCAATTGATTTATTCGTATTGAAAAAAAGCCATTAAAAAGGAAAACCCCATCATGATGACAGGGTCCCTTTTTTGGTACTTATACGTTATGTAAAATCATGTACAGCCGGTTTTTTCTTTCGCTTTTCTCTTCTTCAGCAGCCAAATCATATTTTTTTAGCAAATGGAACACTTCATTTAATAAGTCTTGTGTATGTTCTTTCGCAAAAAATTGCTCAAACAACTGCTTCATTTCTTCAGGCAGATAATCCTTCTGCGATTCATATTTTTGTTTGACATCTTCATGTGAGTGATCTAGTTTGCAAGTGCTCATAACTGTTCCCCCAGCATTTTTATCTATAGAATAACACTTTTCTGAGTATATTTTTCATTCTTTTTTATTGCCTGTCACTTCTAGAACATCGAGGAAAAATACAACTACCGGTATCCCTACGATTAATCCCCATATGCCAAAAAAGTGTTCTGAAAAGATCAGGACAAT
Above is a genomic segment from Neobacillus endophyticus containing:
- a CDS encoding group-specific protein encodes the protein MSTCKLDHSHEDVKQKYESQKDYLPEEMKQLFEQFFAKEHTQDLLNEVFHLLKKYDLAAEEEKSERKNRLYMILHNV